In one window of Pseudobdellovibrionaceae bacterium DNA:
- a CDS encoding cytochrome c yields the protein MRVIISLIIFSLAVLEFSVSEAAGDATQGEQKAQICAACHGAGGMSANPLWPNLAGQKDQYLLKQLKAFKSGERKDPLMSPQASTLTEKDMEDLAAYYSRISASGQ from the coding sequence ATGCGAGTCATTATCAGCTTAATTATTTTTTCTTTGGCAGTTCTGGAATTTTCCGTCAGTGAAGCCGCCGGCGACGCCACCCAAGGTGAACAAAAAGCCCAAATATGTGCAGCATGTCATGGGGCTGGCGGTATGAGCGCAAACCCTTTGTGGCCAAACCTCGCCGGTCAAAAAGATCAATATCTTCTGAAACAACTTAAGGCCTTTAAATCAGGTGAAAGAAAAGATCCATTGATGTCACCCCAAGCCTCCACGTTGACAGAAAAAGACATGGAAGATCTAGCCGCGTATTACAGTAGAATTTCTGCTTCGGGGCAATAG
- a CDS encoding cytochrome c: MPAWLAPLGESGVEDVTVFVKSLGVADALAAAATPEKPLAVPQVGESVVDDESSKGPVESANAPAPSAGQVLFEQKCSSCHGLKGYSMVPNFPHLAGQQKVYLVDQLKNFRSGQRVNPIMQGMAAALTDEEIEKMSEYLSGLN; the protein is encoded by the coding sequence ATGCCCGCTTGGTTAGCTCCATTGGGTGAGTCGGGCGTGGAAGATGTGACGGTTTTCGTTAAAAGCTTGGGTGTGGCTGATGCCTTGGCTGCGGCGGCCACCCCCGAAAAACCACTTGCGGTGCCGCAAGTGGGAGAATCAGTGGTGGACGACGAGTCGTCAAAAGGCCCTGTAGAATCTGCGAATGCCCCTGCGCCCAGTGCGGGGCAGGTTCTTTTTGAGCAGAAGTGTTCTTCTTGTCATGGCCTAAAAGGTTATTCGATGGTGCCTAATTTTCCGCACCTGGCTGGACAACAAAAAGTTTATCTAGTGGATCAACTTAAGAATTTTCGCTCAGGGCAGCGAGTAAATCCTATTATGCAAGGGATGGCTGCCGCATTGACAGACGAAGAAATAGAGAAGATGTCTGAGTACCTCTCAGGATTAAATTGA
- the lipB gene encoding lipoyl(octanoyl) transferase LipB, producing MSEQFEPRPFDGNPLNQNPLATEITREGIPSRGSKKPMGYFTADWQGTTSYITALSLQEGMLEQVKPQNQGVVLGLEHPKVITLGIRGQIEKDLYRTPTELKSEGFQLASIRRGGQATLHSPGQLVIYPILPIKNWGLGVREYIRILENVCLTLLADLGVSATTRCEKPGIYSSRGKLIFFGVQISRGVSFHGLALNLKNDLSLFQNIRSCGQTCETFDRLSDHGIRLESQTLFELWCKRLDDHLRNRLSKTHLNHVGI from the coding sequence ATGAGTGAACAGTTCGAGCCGCGCCCCTTTGATGGCAACCCTCTCAATCAAAACCCCTTGGCCACGGAAATAACCCGTGAGGGCATCCCCTCTCGAGGGTCAAAAAAACCCATGGGCTATTTTACCGCTGACTGGCAGGGCACTACCAGCTACATCACAGCCTTGAGCCTACAAGAGGGTATGCTGGAACAAGTGAAGCCCCAAAATCAGGGTGTGGTTTTGGGGCTCGAGCACCCCAAAGTGATCACTTTAGGGATCAGGGGCCAAATAGAAAAAGACCTTTACCGAACCCCGACAGAGTTAAAATCTGAAGGGTTTCAGTTGGCCTCAATAAGACGAGGAGGGCAGGCCACCCTACATAGTCCGGGACAGCTTGTCATATATCCCATACTCCCCATTAAAAACTGGGGGCTTGGTGTGCGGGAGTATATTCGTATTTTGGAGAATGTCTGTTTGACCCTGCTTGCAGACCTGGGAGTGAGCGCCACCACCCGGTGTGAGAAGCCCGGGATTTATTCAAGCAGGGGGAAATTGATTTTTTTCGGCGTGCAGATTTCACGGGGCGTGAGCTTTCATGGCCTGGCTCTTAATTTGAAAAATGACTTAAGTCTGTTTCAGAATATTCGAAGCTGCGGGCAAACCTGCGAAACTTTTGACCGATTGTCCGATCATGGCATTCGCCTGGAATCACAAACTCTCTTTGAGCTTTGGTGCAAAAGACTTGATGATCACCTGCGAAATAGGTTATCAAAGACTCACCTGAATCATGTTGGGATATAG
- the dnaE gene encoding DNA polymerase III subunit alpha: protein MSSFVHLHVHSQYSLLEATCRFNDLCEQAHAFGMPALAITDYGNMFGAVEFYFSALAAGVKPIVGLEAYLAPKSRHIKGDDKDALKVPNRRLVLLAQNYEGYQNLCKISSVGYQEGFYYRPRVDYEILEKYSDNVIALSGGLMGEVPWQFQNKGKDEAIKKIEAFQKIYGDRFYLELNRTGLKDWDGVNHFLMEVAHERKIPMLAANNVHYLKRGDQIAQEVLICIGSNKTLQDETRFRLGSDQFYFKSAEQMRELFADLPKACDTTLEVADRCNIKFHLKDSEGKPIYHLPSFPTAEGRDTKEEMSFLSQKGLEARFAELALRNETVPEEDKSKYFERLDYELNVIDGMGFNGYFLIVQDFIGWAKNHGIPVGPGRGSGAGSLVAYSLGITDLNPMPYNLIFERFLNPERVSMPDFDIDFCQENRQRVIEYVTQKYGQQSVSQIITYGKLQARAAIRDVGRVMGMTYAEVDVVAKLVPEKLGITLKEAIETEPRMRELMETDPKVNTLMDLAQKIEGLVRHAGIHAAGVIIADGSIVSHAPLYRGVEGENVVQYDMKHAEKIGLIKFDFLGLKTLTHINDALRLVAQNRNKTIKTSEISLSDPGIYEIMCKGDTAGIFQFEGEGITDLIRKAQPNCFEDIVAINALYRPGPMDMIPDYLKRKKGQVKVDYLFPELEGILKETYGIVVYQEQVQLIAAKIANYSLGEADMLRRAMGKKIAEVMAEQKTRFLSGAKENQHDLKKAEELFDTMAEFAKYGFNKSHAAAYCVVAAQTAYLKNYYPVEFFAALLSTEMSDTDKVVKYVKDAQKHSIEVLPPHINHSDYKFSVRGNKIYFSLGAIKGVGQSAVESIVEARESLATKEFESLEQFFEVVDLRRVNKKTVECLIKAGAFEGFGANRAQLMAGYSKFIERADRAKKDQELGQSSLFSLDENVAEQEKVRLDECSPWSRSARLSYEKEVLGFFLSDHPLKGLDRIAQPWITHTVESLQEAESKSSVKVLGIVTSLREIITKKGTRMCFAQLDSLSGAVELVVFPDVYKNAELLLKSDGASIVSGQLEKDGDSLKILVDGVERLEDCMQRAKGLVMKMDEKITPHLEELQALIANSPGQTRLSMDMVLPELKKQVRLQVTEPKGVHVSYEFFEKLHTVFGDTDSFQMSV from the coding sequence ATGTCGTCATTCGTCCATCTGCATGTTCATTCTCAGTACTCACTTCTAGAAGCCACCTGTCGATTTAATGATCTTTGTGAGCAGGCCCATGCTTTTGGCATGCCGGCCTTGGCCATTACAGATTATGGCAATATGTTCGGAGCGGTTGAATTTTATTTTTCAGCACTGGCTGCCGGGGTAAAGCCCATTGTTGGTTTAGAAGCGTACTTGGCTCCAAAGAGTCGGCACATCAAGGGTGATGATAAAGACGCACTTAAAGTTCCGAATCGGCGTTTGGTGCTACTAGCGCAAAATTACGAAGGTTACCAGAATCTTTGTAAAATCAGCTCGGTGGGTTATCAGGAGGGGTTTTATTATCGGCCGCGTGTGGATTATGAAATTCTTGAAAAGTACAGCGACAATGTGATCGCCCTGTCAGGCGGTCTGATGGGTGAAGTGCCATGGCAGTTTCAAAACAAAGGCAAAGACGAGGCGATTAAAAAAATTGAAGCCTTTCAAAAAATCTATGGGGATCGATTTTATCTTGAGTTGAATCGCACAGGCCTCAAGGATTGGGATGGCGTAAACCACTTTCTAATGGAAGTGGCTCATGAACGTAAAATACCAATGCTTGCCGCAAATAATGTCCATTACCTCAAGCGGGGTGATCAAATTGCGCAAGAAGTGTTGATTTGCATTGGCAGCAACAAGACCTTGCAGGATGAAACTCGATTCCGGTTAGGGTCAGACCAGTTTTACTTTAAAAGTGCCGAGCAAATGCGTGAACTGTTTGCGGATTTGCCAAAGGCTTGCGACACCACCTTAGAGGTGGCGGATCGATGTAACATAAAATTTCACTTAAAAGACTCAGAGGGCAAGCCCATTTACCACTTGCCGTCGTTTCCCACAGCAGAGGGTCGAGACACAAAAGAAGAGATGTCTTTCTTGTCGCAAAAGGGTTTAGAGGCGCGATTTGCGGAGCTTGCGCTAAGAAACGAGACAGTGCCAGAAGAAGATAAGAGTAAATATTTTGAGCGGCTGGATTACGAGCTCAATGTTATTGATGGCATGGGCTTTAATGGATATTTTCTAATCGTTCAAGATTTCATTGGTTGGGCGAAAAACCACGGCATACCCGTGGGTCCGGGTCGAGGTTCGGGAGCGGGTTCACTTGTGGCCTATTCACTGGGGATTACTGATTTAAATCCCATGCCTTATAACCTTATCTTTGAGCGATTCTTGAATCCTGAACGGGTGTCCATGCCTGACTTTGATATTGATTTTTGTCAGGAAAATCGGCAGCGAGTGATTGAGTACGTCACGCAAAAATACGGACAACAAAGTGTATCTCAGATCATCACCTACGGAAAACTGCAGGCTCGTGCCGCCATTCGTGATGTGGGTCGGGTTATGGGCATGACCTATGCCGAAGTGGACGTGGTGGCGAAGCTGGTTCCCGAGAAACTGGGAATCACCCTCAAGGAAGCCATTGAAACTGAGCCGCGCATGCGCGAATTGATGGAGACAGATCCTAAGGTGAATACGCTGATGGATTTGGCGCAGAAAATTGAAGGCCTTGTTCGGCATGCGGGTATTCATGCGGCGGGCGTGATTATAGCCGATGGAAGTATCGTTTCTCATGCACCATTGTACAGGGGCGTTGAGGGGGAGAATGTCGTTCAGTATGATATGAAACATGCTGAAAAAATTGGCCTGATCAAATTTGACTTTTTAGGTTTAAAGACACTCACGCATATCAACGATGCCTTAAGGCTTGTGGCGCAAAACCGCAATAAGACAATAAAAACATCTGAGATTTCTCTCTCAGATCCCGGTATCTACGAGATCATGTGCAAGGGAGATACGGCAGGTATTTTTCAGTTTGAAGGCGAGGGTATTACAGATCTGATCCGAAAGGCTCAGCCCAATTGTTTTGAAGATATCGTGGCGATCAATGCCCTCTATCGGCCAGGTCCGATGGACATGATCCCGGATTATTTAAAACGTAAAAAGGGCCAAGTAAAAGTTGATTATTTGTTTCCTGAGCTTGAGGGGATCCTGAAAGAGACTTACGGCATTGTGGTCTATCAGGAGCAGGTGCAGCTCATTGCCGCCAAAATTGCCAACTACAGCCTGGGTGAAGCCGATATGCTTCGTCGAGCCATGGGTAAGAAAATTGCTGAAGTCATGGCTGAGCAAAAAACTCGATTTTTGTCAGGGGCCAAAGAAAATCAGCATGATCTAAAAAAGGCCGAAGAATTATTTGATACCATGGCCGAATTTGCCAAGTATGGTTTTAATAAATCGCATGCGGCGGCCTATTGTGTGGTGGCCGCACAAACGGCGTATCTCAAAAACTACTATCCGGTGGAGTTTTTTGCAGCCCTGCTCAGCACAGAGATGAGTGATACCGACAAAGTGGTTAAATACGTCAAGGATGCGCAAAAGCACAGTATCGAGGTGTTGCCCCCGCACATCAATCACTCAGACTACAAGTTTTCTGTGAGGGGTAATAAAATTTATTTTTCTCTGGGAGCCATTAAGGGTGTGGGTCAGTCGGCGGTGGAGTCCATAGTGGAGGCGAGGGAGTCTCTTGCCACTAAAGAATTTGAGAGTTTAGAGCAGTTTTTTGAAGTTGTGGATTTGCGTCGGGTGAATAAAAAAACTGTGGAATGTTTGATTAAGGCCGGTGCTTTTGAGGGGTTTGGAGCCAATCGAGCTCAACTTATGGCGGGGTATTCGAAGTTTATTGAGCGAGCCGATAGGGCGAAAAAAGATCAGGAGTTGGGACAAAGCAGTTTGTTCTCTCTTGATGAGAATGTGGCGGAGCAAGAAAAAGTCCGCCTCGACGAATGCTCTCCGTGGTCTCGTTCTGCACGACTTTCCTATGAGAAAGAGGTTTTAGGTTTTTTCCTAAGTGATCATCCCTTAAAAGGATTAGACCGCATTGCTCAACCCTGGATCACCCATACGGTGGAGAGTTTACAAGAGGCGGAGTCGAAATCCTCTGTAAAGGTTTTGGGGATAGTGACGAGTTTGCGAGAAATCATTACCAAAAAAGGCACGCGCATGTGCTTTGCACAGCTCGATAGTCTTTCTGGAGCGGTGGAGTTAGTGGTTTTTCCAGATGTCTATAAAAATGCCGAGCTCCTATTGAAGTCCGATGGAGCCAGTATTGTCAGTGGGCAGCTTGAAAAGGACGGAGACAGTCTGAAAATCTTGGTGGATGGAGTTGAGCGATTAGAAGACTGTATGCAGCGAGCAAAGGGGTTGGTGATGAAAATGGACGAGAAAATCACGCCCCATCTGGAAGAGCTGCAGGCGTTGATCGCAAACAGTCCAGGGCAGACTCGGTTGAGTATGGACATGGTGCTGCCGGAGCTTAAAAAGCAGGTGCGACTGCAGGTGACAGAGCCCAAGGGCGTTCATGTCTCTTATGAGTTTTTTGAAAAGCTTCACACAGTATTTGGCGATACGGATTCATTTCAGATGTCTGTGTGA
- the guaA gene encoding glutamine-hydrolyzing GMP synthase produces the protein MDGGFLVLDFGSQYTQLIARRLRELNVYSEIVLYDTPIEEIRSRKPDGIILSGGPSSVSGAESPTVAVKELMEIAPVLGICYGMQLISYDLGGVVEPSNEREYGFNEVTWVHPIGGVPRTQKVWMSHGDVVKVPPPGFEVAAFSDAKHPAALISARVWAFQFHPEVSHTEEGLELLRAFVFELCGAKPNWTAPSISEHLTAMIKQMVPENEGVLCALSGGVDSTVVGTLLTKALGADRVHCVFVNNGLLRKNEFNEVLDQYNLLGLNVDGVDAESTFLDNLAGVEDPEQKRKIIGHTFIDIFKDEIKKIGDIKWLAQGTLYPDVIESVSLRGQSVTIKSHHNVGGLPKDLDLKLVEPLRELFKDEVRALGEELGIPHSFLWRHPFPGPGLAIRILSEVNKESLETLRECDAIYVNALKESGLYDKIWQAFCVLLPVKAVGVQGDFRTYENVLALRAVTSSDGMTADWFSFPDEFLRRVSNKITNQVRGVNRVVYDVTSKPPGTIEWE, from the coding sequence ATGGATGGTGGCTTTTTAGTTTTAGATTTTGGTTCTCAATATACGCAGTTGATTGCTCGACGTTTAAGAGAGCTTAATGTGTATTCAGAAATAGTGTTATATGACACTCCCATCGAAGAAATTCGCTCCCGCAAACCAGATGGCATCATACTCAGCGGTGGTCCAAGTTCCGTATCGGGAGCTGAGTCGCCTACAGTGGCTGTAAAAGAACTTATGGAGATAGCACCTGTTTTGGGGATATGCTATGGCATGCAGCTGATCAGTTATGATCTGGGTGGAGTTGTTGAGCCTTCAAACGAGCGCGAATATGGTTTTAATGAAGTGACTTGGGTGCATCCCATCGGCGGAGTCCCTCGCACTCAAAAAGTTTGGATGAGTCATGGCGATGTGGTTAAGGTCCCGCCGCCGGGATTTGAGGTGGCAGCCTTTTCAGATGCGAAACATCCTGCGGCTTTGATCAGCGCGCGGGTGTGGGCTTTTCAGTTTCATCCTGAGGTTTCACACACAGAAGAGGGACTAGAACTTTTGCGGGCCTTTGTCTTTGAGCTGTGCGGTGCCAAACCCAACTGGACAGCGCCGTCCATTAGTGAACACCTCACTGCAATGATTAAACAGATGGTGCCTGAGAATGAAGGTGTGCTTTGCGCGCTCAGTGGTGGTGTGGACTCAACAGTCGTGGGAACATTGTTGACGAAAGCTTTGGGGGCTGATCGTGTACACTGTGTTTTTGTAAATAATGGTCTTTTGCGGAAAAACGAGTTCAATGAGGTTCTGGATCAATACAATCTACTAGGCTTGAATGTGGATGGTGTTGACGCGGAGTCGACGTTTTTAGACAATTTGGCCGGCGTCGAAGATCCAGAACAAAAACGCAAGATCATTGGCCACACCTTTATTGATATTTTTAAAGATGAGATAAAAAAAATTGGCGACATCAAATGGTTGGCGCAGGGAACACTTTACCCTGACGTGATTGAAAGTGTTTCGTTGCGTGGCCAGAGTGTGACCATAAAATCTCACCACAATGTGGGCGGCCTGCCAAAAGATCTGGATCTGAAGCTTGTGGAGCCATTAAGAGAGCTTTTTAAAGACGAAGTACGGGCATTGGGTGAAGAGCTGGGGATCCCTCATTCGTTTTTGTGGCGACACCCTTTTCCGGGCCCAGGTCTAGCCATTCGAATTTTGAGCGAAGTGAACAAAGAATCGCTAGAGACCTTAAGGGAGTGTGATGCCATATATGTGAACGCATTAAAAGAAAGTGGGTTGTACGATAAAATATGGCAGGCCTTTTGCGTGCTGCTGCCCGTTAAGGCGGTGGGTGTGCAGGGAGATTTTCGAACTTATGAAAACGTCCTTGCCTTAAGGGCAGTGACGTCATCTGATGGAATGACGGCGGATTGGTTTTCTTTTCCAGATGAATTTTTGCGCCGGGTCTCGAATAAAATTACAAATCAAGTTCGGGGCGTGAATCGAGTGGTTTATGATGTGACAAGTAAACCGCCTGGTACCATTGAGTGGGAGTAA
- the guaB gene encoding IMP dehydrogenase — protein sequence MQEDLQNSALTFDDILLVPQYSEITPTQIETRSYFARDIFLNMPILSAAMDTVTESRVATVMAQLGGFGVVHKNMQISQQAGEIEKVKKYESGMITDPITLGPDQPVQTALDLMKHYSISGVPITVDGQLVGILTNRDLRFETNVTQPVSDIMTKDQLVTARVGTTLEQAKGILQKHRIEKLPVVDENNYLKGLITIKDIEKAKAFPKATKDGHGRLFVGAALGVDNHSRDRAAALVESGVDLLVVDTAHGHSKNVLDMVKYLSSQFKDTLLVAGNVVTAEATEVLMDAGADVVKVGVGPGSICTTRMVSGVGMPQITAVLECSKAAKKRGKTIIADGGIKFSGDITKALALGANTVMIGGLLAGADESPGETILYQGRTYKVYRGMGSLGAMSLGSKDRYGQADVFDAEKLVPEGIEGKVPYKGSASAILHQLLGGLRSGMGYLGAPDIESLQQRAKFVRISPQGLRESHVHDVTITKEAPNYRLN from the coding sequence ATGCAAGAGGATCTGCAAAATTCGGCATTGACCTTTGATGATATATTACTCGTGCCGCAGTACTCAGAAATTACTCCCACACAAATAGAAACGCGAAGTTACTTTGCCCGTGATATATTTTTGAATATGCCAATACTTTCAGCGGCTATGGATACGGTCACAGAAAGTCGAGTGGCCACTGTCATGGCTCAACTCGGTGGATTCGGAGTTGTTCATAAGAACATGCAGATCTCGCAACAGGCCGGTGAAATAGAAAAAGTCAAAAAGTACGAAAGTGGAATGATCACAGACCCCATCACATTGGGCCCAGATCAGCCAGTGCAAACGGCCTTGGATTTGATGAAACACTATTCTATCAGTGGAGTGCCAATCACGGTGGATGGCCAGTTGGTAGGTATTTTAACCAACAGGGATTTGCGTTTTGAAACCAACGTCACCCAACCCGTGTCAGATATCATGACCAAAGACCAATTGGTCACGGCGCGCGTGGGAACCACCCTGGAGCAGGCCAAGGGGATATTGCAAAAGCACAGGATTGAGAAGCTGCCCGTCGTTGATGAGAATAATTATTTAAAAGGGCTTATCACCATCAAGGATATAGAAAAAGCGAAGGCTTTTCCTAAGGCCACCAAAGACGGTCATGGTCGTCTTTTTGTGGGAGCCGCTCTTGGTGTTGATAATCACTCACGAGATAGAGCGGCCGCACTGGTGGAGTCGGGCGTGGATTTACTGGTTGTGGATACGGCCCACGGTCATTCAAAAAATGTATTGGATATGGTGAAGTACCTCTCATCCCAGTTTAAAGACACGCTTCTCGTGGCCGGTAACGTGGTGACGGCCGAGGCCACTGAAGTGCTGATGGATGCCGGTGCCGATGTTGTGAAAGTGGGCGTGGGACCTGGCAGTATATGTACCACTCGTATGGTTTCTGGAGTGGGAATGCCGCAGATCACAGCGGTACTTGAGTGCTCAAAGGCGGCTAAAAAACGAGGCAAGACGATCATTGCCGATGGCGGTATTAAGTTTTCGGGTGACATCACTAAAGCCCTCGCTTTAGGTGCGAACACGGTAATGATTGGTGGTTTGCTGGCAGGGGCTGATGAGAGTCCTGGCGAGACCATACTGTATCAGGGGCGTACTTATAAAGTGTACCGTGGGATGGGAAGTCTTGGCGCTATGAGCCTGGGTTCGAAAGATCGTTACGGTCAAGCGGATGTGTTTGATGCTGAAAAGCTAGTGCCAGAAGGTATTGAAGGTAAAGTGCCCTACAAGGGTTCGGCCAGTGCCATTCTACATCAACTGTTAGGTGGTCTGCGCTCAGGCATGGGCTATTTGGGAGCTCCTGATATTGAGTCGTTGCAACAGCGGGCCAAGTTTGTGCGCATCAGCCCACAAGGCCTTCGTGAATCCCATGTGCATGATGTGACAATCACTAAAGAGGCGCCTAATTATCGTTTGAATTAA
- a CDS encoding bifunctional nuclease family protein: MSSRVECSLRPVDEWIEMFPYGVAVGPDQVRPVMIFKDKTERRVLPVWMSPVDAGIAMSQSAITGTDASPHNLTQKMLSTLGVQIERCYFVRTNGHYQIVELQFSGSEKLKKLESRADEVISFCLHNDVRFFCRADLIEESRRIDSELLGMSQEIQAMMVDGPGPGPYLN; this comes from the coding sequence ATGAGTAGTCGAGTGGAATGCAGTTTGCGGCCCGTGGATGAATGGATAGAAATGTTCCCCTACGGAGTCGCAGTGGGCCCCGATCAAGTGCGCCCAGTGATGATTTTCAAAGATAAAACAGAACGACGAGTGCTTCCGGTTTGGATGAGCCCAGTAGATGCGGGCATAGCCATGTCTCAGTCAGCTATTACCGGCACAGACGCCTCTCCTCATAATCTGACCCAGAAAATGCTCTCTACTTTGGGGGTCCAAATTGAACGCTGTTATTTTGTGCGCACAAATGGTCACTACCAAATTGTTGAGCTTCAGTTTTCAGGAAGTGAAAAACTTAAGAAACTGGAAAGCCGGGCGGACGAGGTGATTTCCTTTTGTCTGCACAACGATGTGCGCTTTTTTTGTCGTGCTGATTTGATTGAGGAATCTCGAAGAATTGATTCTGAATTGCTAGGAATGAGTCAAGAAATACAAGCTATGATGGTGGATGGGCCGGGGCCAGGTCCGTACCTGAATTAG
- the miaB gene encoding tRNA (N6-isopentenyl adenosine(37)-C2)-methylthiotransferase MiaB, protein MDQKGVYISTYGCQMNVNDTERMYSLLEMLNFTPVHSPDQAELIIINSCSVREKPVHKVHSEVGRYKKLKSHNPNLMIGVGGCVGQQEKGKLLSDVPLLDFVFGTDAIDQLPDLVAKVQENHEKVVAAKFEHQQPYHIQTLVRNPGVSTFVNITKGCDNFCTFCVVPFTRGRERSRPLQELVVDIQRLVQRGVKEVTLLGQNVNSYKSECGANFGELLKTLATDTDIERIRYTTSHPKDFDKELVQIMQDHRQKIMEYVHLPVQSGNSQVLERMNRGYTREEYIAKAKMILETLPGASLSTDIIVGFPGETEEQFLDTLSLLDEVPYESIFAFKYSPRPFTKAARFTDQVPEEVKSDRLNRLFDKHKQLAFPMAKKYEGKTLTVLVEQFDSESGRVTGRSTQNKQVHFSGSEDLVGRQVDVYIQKAFPQVLHGDLVQ, encoded by the coding sequence ATGGATCAAAAAGGCGTCTATATTTCCACTTATGGCTGCCAGATGAATGTAAATGACACTGAGCGCATGTACAGCCTTTTGGAGATGCTCAATTTCACCCCGGTGCATTCACCTGATCAGGCCGAGTTGATCATTATTAACTCCTGTAGTGTTCGCGAAAAACCCGTACATAAAGTTCACTCCGAAGTGGGGCGCTACAAAAAACTAAAGTCCCATAACCCCAATTTAATGATTGGAGTGGGTGGTTGCGTAGGCCAACAAGAAAAAGGCAAATTGCTTTCTGATGTGCCCTTGCTGGATTTTGTGTTCGGAACTGATGCCATTGATCAGCTTCCTGACTTGGTGGCCAAGGTGCAAGAAAACCATGAAAAAGTGGTTGCCGCCAAATTTGAGCACCAGCAGCCCTATCATATTCAAACTTTGGTGCGAAATCCGGGTGTGTCCACCTTTGTGAACATCACAAAGGGTTGTGATAATTTTTGTACATTTTGTGTGGTTCCGTTCACTCGAGGCCGTGAGCGCAGTCGGCCCTTACAAGAGCTTGTTGTCGACATTCAACGTTTGGTGCAGCGGGGAGTGAAAGAGGTGACGTTGCTTGGTCAAAATGTAAACTCGTACAAGTCAGAATGCGGGGCCAATTTCGGCGAACTGTTAAAAACATTGGCCACAGACACAGATATTGAACGCATTCGCTACACCACGAGTCACCCAAAAGACTTCGACAAAGAACTTGTGCAAATCATGCAAGATCACAGGCAAAAAATTATGGAATATGTGCATCTGCCTGTGCAATCGGGCAATTCGCAAGTGCTCGAGCGGATGAATCGGGGTTACACTCGAGAAGAGTACATTGCAAAAGCCAAGATGATTCTGGAAACTCTCCCCGGCGCCTCGCTGTCCACTGATATCATTGTGGGTTTTCCAGGCGAAACTGAAGAGCAGTTTTTGGATACTTTAAGTTTATTGGATGAAGTTCCTTACGAAAGTATATTTGCTTTTAAATACAGTCCCCGCCCATTCACTAAGGCGGCACGGTTCACAGATCAAGTGCCAGAAGAAGTGAAGTCAGACAGGTTGAATCGATTGTTTGATAAACACAAGCAGTTGGCTTTTCCCATGGCCAAAAAATATGAAGGTAAAACTCTAACGGTTTTGGTGGAACAATTTGACTCAGAGTCCGGGCGCGTGACGGGTCGGAGCACACAGAACAAACAAGTGCACTTTTCTGGGTCTGAAGATCTCGTGGGACGGCAGGTGGATGTTTACATTCAAAAAGCCTTTCCGCAGGTTTTACATGGAGATTTGGTTCAATGA